In Diorhabda carinulata isolate Delta chromosome 6, icDioCari1.1, whole genome shotgun sequence, a single genomic region encodes these proteins:
- the LOC130895148 gene encoding uncharacterized protein LOC130895148 has protein sequence MNKAFVFVLIGFLAIQTIECRPKAAAKNTANSVEEGEISKKTQEFIKKADEIISGTVPNSQQIISNIEQTGEKVASGIKELNAAITKKISENREPIDNFLQQLSTDLHTAHEKIQAQVLGPNGEKKAAELKDNLTQQLKDVAAKIDQFNSNIKPEADKIKNDVLGALNAFLTKAEEAATTLKKAVSDAKTK, from the exons atgaacaaaGCTTTTGTTTTCGTCCTTATTGGCTTCCTTGCCATTCAG acCATTGAATGTAGACCAAAAGCAGCAGCCAAAAATACAGCAAATTCCGTTGAAGAAGGTGAGATATCAAAGAAAACTCAAGAGTTCATCAAAAAAGCTGACGAAATTATCTCTGGAACCGTACCTAACTCTCaacaaattatttcgaatatcGAACAAACCGGGGAAAAAGTCGCTAGTGGCATTAAAGAATTGAATGCTGCCATTACGAAAAag ATATCTGAAAACAGAGAGcccattgataattttttgcaaCAACTTTCCACTGACTTGCATACTGCACATGAAAAAATTCAAGCACAAGTTTTGGGACCAAATGGAGAAAAGAAAGCTGCCGAACTCAAAGATAATTTAACTCAACAGCTTAAAGATGTTGCAGCTAAAATTGATCAATTTAACAGCAATATCAAACCAGAAGCAGACa aaatcaaAAATGACGTTCTTGGTGCCCTCAACGCTTTTTTGACTAAAGCTGAAGAAGCAGCAACTACCCTCAAAAAAGCAGTATCCGATgccaaaactaaataa